A region of Lichenibacterium dinghuense DNA encodes the following proteins:
- a CDS encoding cell division protein FtsQ/DivIB, giving the protein MSEAGFGLPAGGRPRIVSPFALLAGPARAVAAPAPKSRRLRRVDAAVRRRPLPGWGTVLVIGLMAATGLYGAVRGGQYAAYVAAEGAPADLVAKALGFSIDSVTISGLKSLTPGEILRDGGVSARNSLALLDAGALRDRLKAVPLVQDVTVRKLFPGDLHVNVTERDAAAVWQKDGQLSLVATDGTVIDAVRDDRFNALPFVVGDGANTRVGEFQALLGAAGELRDKVRAGVLVGKRRWTLQMDSGIEVELPELDAMDTLKRLADIERQSHILEKDVVSIDLRIPGRITARLTEDAAAARAAMLAKRPKRKIDL; this is encoded by the coding sequence ATGAGCGAAGCCGGCTTCGGGCTTCCGGCCGGCGGGCGCCCCCGCATCGTCAGCCCCTTCGCGCTCTTGGCCGGACCGGCGCGCGCCGTCGCGGCTCCCGCCCCGAAGTCCCGCCGCCTCCGGCGCGTCGATGCCGCGGTGCGCCGCCGCCCCCTGCCGGGCTGGGGCACGGTGCTGGTGATCGGTCTGATGGCGGCGACCGGCCTCTACGGCGCGGTGCGGGGCGGCCAGTATGCCGCCTACGTGGCCGCGGAGGGGGCGCCGGCGGACCTCGTCGCCAAGGCGCTCGGCTTCTCGATCGACAGCGTGACCATCTCGGGCCTGAAATCGCTGACCCCCGGCGAGATCCTGCGCGACGGCGGCGTGAGCGCGCGCAACTCGCTGGCCCTGCTCGACGCGGGCGCGCTGCGCGACAGGCTCAAGGCCGTGCCGCTCGTGCAGGACGTGACCGTGCGCAAGCTGTTCCCGGGCGACCTCCACGTCAACGTCACGGAGCGCGACGCCGCGGCCGTGTGGCAGAAGGACGGGCAGCTGAGCCTCGTGGCGACGGACGGCACCGTGATCGACGCCGTGCGGGACGACCGCTTCAACGCCCTGCCCTTCGTGGTGGGCGACGGCGCCAACACGCGCGTCGGCGAGTTCCAGGCGCTGCTCGGCGCGGCGGGCGAGCTGCGCGACAAGGTCCGCGCCGGCGTGCTGGTGGGCAAGCGCCGCTGGACGCTGCAGATGGATTCCGGGATCGAGGTCGAGCTGCCCGAGCTCGACGCGATGGACACGCTGAAGCGCCTGGCCGACATCGAGCGCCAGTCGCACATCCTGGAGAAGGACGTCGTGTCCATCGACCTGCGCATCCCGGGCCGGATCACGGCCCGGCTCACCGAAGACGCCGCGGCCGCCCGGGCCGCGATGCTGGCCAAGCGTCCCAAGCGGAAGATCGACCTATGA
- a CDS encoding outer membrane protein assembly factor BamD, translated as MALRTAPLAALLAIPLAGCSTLDSINPFGSGEKYETKILAETPASDIYDQGLARLQKKDSAGAAKKFSELDKQYPFSDWSRRGLMMQTYANYQAGDYDTAITTGKRFYQLYPNAPDAPYALYLQGMSYYQQIPDVSRDQENSAKALDLFQQIVTKYPTSEYADDAKFKIQVTRDQLAGKEMSTGRFYLNRRNYTAAINRFREVLSKYQTTRHAEEALERLTEAYLSLGITGEAQTAAAVLGHNFPDSPWYKDAFAKLQADGLSPNEDSESWISKIYRKTVG; from the coding sequence ATGGCCCTTCGAACGGCGCCTCTGGCCGCCCTGCTGGCCATTCCCCTGGCGGGCTGCTCGACCCTCGATTCGATCAACCCGTTCGGGTCGGGCGAGAAATACGAGACCAAGATCCTGGCCGAGACGCCGGCCTCCGACATCTACGATCAGGGCCTCGCGCGCCTGCAGAAGAAGGACAGCGCCGGCGCGGCGAAGAAGTTCTCCGAGCTCGACAAGCAATACCCCTTCTCCGACTGGTCGCGGCGGGGCCTGATGATGCAGACCTACGCCAACTACCAGGCCGGCGACTACGACACGGCGATCACGACCGGCAAGCGGTTCTATCAGCTCTATCCGAACGCGCCGGACGCGCCCTACGCGCTCTACCTGCAGGGGATGTCCTACTATCAGCAGATCCCGGACGTGTCGCGCGACCAGGAGAACTCCGCCAAGGCGCTCGACCTGTTCCAGCAGATCGTCACCAAGTACCCGACGTCGGAATATGCGGACGACGCCAAGTTCAAGATCCAGGTCACGCGCGACCAGCTCGCCGGCAAGGAGATGTCGACGGGGCGCTTCTACCTGAACCGCCGCAACTACACCGCGGCCATCAACCGCTTCCGCGAGGTGCTGTCGAAGTATCAGACGACGCGGCACGCCGAGGAAGCGCTGGAGCGGCTGACCGAGGCCTACCTGTCGCTCGGCATTACCGGCGAGGCCCAGACCGCCGCGGCCGTGCTCGGTCACAATTTCCCCGACAGCCCCTGGTACAAGGATGCCTTCGCCAAGCTGCAGGCCGACGGCCTGTCGCCGAACGAGGATTCCGAGTCCTGGATCTCCAAGATCTACCGCAAGACCGTCGGCTGA
- a CDS encoding YihY/virulence factor BrkB family protein has translation MRRVKVVFEVAMDAYWRLAEDDGWAIASHLAMSTLTSMFPFLIFVTALAGFFGSAELSESAASLLFDVWPHQVAAPIASEIHAVLTTAHGGLLTIGALLAIYFSSSGVEAFRVGLNRAYGVRERRTWWLLRLESIAYVLVGAVALLALAFLVVLAPLFWGAMTSFAPDLDKFAGLVTLARYGLVSVILILALVIAHKWLPAERRTFGQIAPGIVLTVVMSLVFSMAFGAYLSQYARNYVTTYGGLASVMIALLFLYALASIFVYGGELNAAIIRRRTQSVEPRTISNVTMLSARRSRFPKP, from the coding sequence ATGCGGCGCGTGAAGGTCGTCTTCGAGGTGGCCATGGACGCCTATTGGCGTCTCGCGGAGGACGACGGTTGGGCCATCGCCAGCCACCTCGCCATGTCGACGCTCACCTCCATGTTCCCGTTCCTGATCTTCGTCACCGCGCTGGCCGGCTTCTTCGGCTCGGCGGAGCTGAGCGAGAGCGCCGCGAGCCTTCTGTTCGACGTGTGGCCTCACCAGGTGGCGGCGCCGATCGCGTCCGAGATCCACGCCGTGCTGACCACCGCCCACGGCGGGCTGCTGACCATCGGCGCCTTGCTGGCGATCTACTTCTCGTCGAGCGGCGTGGAAGCCTTCCGGGTCGGGCTGAACCGCGCCTACGGGGTGCGCGAGCGGCGGACGTGGTGGCTGCTCCGGCTCGAGTCGATCGCCTACGTCCTGGTCGGCGCCGTGGCGCTGCTGGCGCTCGCCTTCCTGGTCGTGCTGGCGCCGCTGTTCTGGGGCGCGATGACCTCGTTCGCCCCCGATCTCGACAAGTTCGCGGGGCTGGTGACGCTCGCGCGCTACGGCCTCGTCTCCGTCATCCTCATCCTGGCGCTGGTGATCGCCCACAAGTGGCTGCCGGCAGAGCGCCGCACCTTCGGGCAGATCGCGCCCGGCATCGTGCTGACCGTGGTGATGTCGCTGGTCTTCTCGATGGCGTTCGGCGCCTACCTGTCGCAATACGCCCGCAACTACGTCACGACCTACGGCGGCCTGGCCTCGGTGATGATCGCGCTGCTGTTCCTCTACGCGCTGGCGAGCATCTTCGTGTACGGCGGCGAGCTCAACGCCGCCATCATCCGCCGCCGCACGCAGTCGGTCGAGCCGCGGACCATCAGCAACGTCACCATGCTGTCGGCCCGGCGCTCGCGCTTCCCGAAGCCCTGA
- the ftsZ gene encoding cell division protein FtsZ, producing the protein MTINLKMPELRELKPRIMVCGVGGAGGNAVNNMIVSGLVGVDFIVANTDAQALTSSKAERIIQMGLQVTEGLGAGSQPEVGRAAAEEAIEEIRDHLAGAHMCFVTAGMGGGTGTGAAPVIARTARDMGILTVGVVTKPFQFEGARRARVAEAGINELQKSVDTLICIPNQNLFRVANERTTFADAFSMADQVLYSGVACITDLMVKEGLINLDFADVRAIMREMGKAMMGTGEASGDKRAILAAEAAIANPLLDEVSMKGARGLLISITGGNDLTLYEVDEAASRIRQEVDEDANIILGATFDSNLDGIVRVSVVATGIDQPLGAKDLNSGEQRIAEVAQKLRAQSAARQEAISRPVMTQEPAAYEPAPAPAPHQFVVPQNFAAPNGYAPQAQVAGDVEIKPVPAPKGSSYAPPQAPEPARHDYHDAGPFIPPAPQQPQRAQRMPQIEDLPLPVQQQIRAQRGEPQMAEPQNGSDTKRRTLLERLASFGMSRQDEVAAAAPVRQPPPPQPAPRLPQAPMPYAPPQGHAPRQPQGADYGKRPVPQPAPRHAGGPTDQHGRALPPARPYEDDQLEIPAFLRRQSN; encoded by the coding sequence ATGACGATCAACCTGAAGATGCCCGAACTGCGCGAACTCAAGCCCCGCATCATGGTGTGCGGCGTCGGCGGCGCCGGCGGCAACGCGGTCAACAACATGATCGTGTCGGGCCTCGTCGGCGTCGACTTCATCGTGGCCAACACGGACGCCCAGGCGCTCACCTCGTCTAAGGCCGAGCGCATCATCCAGATGGGCCTGCAGGTGACCGAGGGCCTCGGCGCCGGCTCGCAGCCCGAGGTCGGCCGCGCGGCCGCCGAGGAAGCCATCGAGGAGATCCGCGACCATCTCGCCGGCGCCCACATGTGCTTCGTCACCGCCGGCATGGGCGGCGGCACCGGCACCGGCGCGGCGCCCGTCATCGCCCGCACGGCCCGCGACATGGGCATCCTCACCGTCGGCGTCGTCACGAAGCCGTTCCAGTTCGAGGGCGCCCGCCGCGCGCGCGTCGCCGAGGCCGGAATCAATGAGCTGCAGAAGAGCGTCGACACGCTGATCTGCATCCCCAACCAGAACCTGTTCCGCGTCGCCAACGAGCGCACCACCTTCGCCGACGCCTTCTCGATGGCGGATCAGGTGCTCTACTCGGGCGTGGCCTGCATCACCGACCTGATGGTGAAGGAAGGCCTGATCAACCTCGACTTCGCCGACGTCCGCGCCATCATGCGCGAGATGGGCAAGGCCATGATGGGCACCGGCGAGGCCTCGGGCGACAAGCGCGCCATCCTGGCCGCCGAGGCCGCCATCGCCAACCCGCTGCTCGACGAAGTCTCGATGAAGGGCGCCCGCGGCCTGCTCATCTCGATCACGGGCGGCAACGACCTCACCCTCTACGAGGTGGACGAGGCCGCGAGCCGCATCCGCCAGGAGGTCGATGAGGACGCCAACATCATCCTCGGCGCCACCTTCGATTCCAACCTCGACGGCATCGTGCGCGTGTCGGTGGTGGCCACCGGCATCGACCAGCCGCTCGGCGCCAAGGACCTGAACTCGGGCGAGCAGCGCATCGCCGAGGTGGCCCAGAAGCTTCGCGCCCAGTCGGCGGCCCGCCAGGAGGCGATCTCCCGCCCCGTGATGACGCAGGAGCCGGCCGCCTACGAGCCCGCGCCCGCGCCGGCCCCCCACCAGTTCGTGGTGCCGCAGAACTTCGCCGCGCCGAACGGCTACGCCCCGCAGGCCCAGGTGGCCGGCGACGTCGAGATCAAGCCCGTCCCGGCCCCCAAGGGGTCGAGCTACGCGCCCCCGCAGGCGCCCGAGCCCGCCCGCCACGACTACCACGACGCCGGCCCGTTCATCCCGCCCGCGCCCCAGCAGCCGCAGCGCGCCCAGCGCATGCCGCAGATCGAGGACCTGCCCCTGCCCGTGCAGCAGCAGATCCGCGCCCAGCGCGGCGAGCCGCAGATGGCCGAGCCGCAGAACGGCTCCGACACCAAGCGCCGCACGCTGCTGGAGCGCCTCGCCTCCTTCGGCATGAGCCGGCAGGACGAGGTGGCGGCGGCCGCCCCCGTGCGCCAGCCGCCGCCGCCCCAGCCCGCCCCGCGCCTGCCCCAGGCCCCGATGCCCTACGCTCCGCCGCAGGGCCACGCCCCCCGGCAGCCGCAGGGCGCCGATTACGGCAAGCGCCCGGTCCCGCAGCCGGCCCCGCGCCACGCCGGCGGCCCCACCGACCAGCACGGCCGCGCCCTGCCCCCGGCGCGCCCCTACGAGGACGACCAGCTCGAGATCCCGGCCTTCCTGCGCCGCCAGTCGAACTGA
- a CDS encoding DUF433 domain-containing protein — MIPSPTLDELITADPDIMGGRRVFRGTRVPIEVLFENLADGLSIDEILSDYETLDREDVVAVLQLTSNAIARADAA; from the coding sequence ATGATCCCCTCCCCGACGCTCGACGAGCTGATCACGGCCGACCCGGACATCATGGGTGGGCGACGCGTGTTCCGCGGCACGCGGGTGCCGATCGAGGTCCTGTTCGAGAATCTGGCGGACGGCCTGTCGATCGACGAGATCCTGTCGGATTACGAGACGCTGGACCGCGAGGACGTCGTCGCGGTGCTCCAACTCACGTCGAATGCCATCGCGAGGGCCGACGCGGCGTGA
- the ftsA gene encoding cell division protein FtsA → MSNRLMPRRMRPLSARRSAILCVLDIGTSKIACLIAKLNPAEASDTLPGRTHRCRILGLGHQRSRGIKGGAVVDMEEAENAIRLAVDAAERMAGVEVGSVIVNITGGRLSSQHYNAKVAVGGKAVSDYDVHRVLEASCATMARQGRAVLHSLPTGFSLDRTRQIRDPKGMIGDELGADMHVVGCDAAAARNLMLVIERCHLQVDALVATPYAAGLSVLADDEAELDVALIDMGGGTTSVGVFAGGHLAHVDAVAVGGNHVTTDIARGLTTRLSDAERLKTLHGTCIASASDERETIAVPQVGDEHDQPAHLPKSHLVRIIRPRVEEILELIRDRLNAAGFAAHAGRRIVLTGGACQLTGMPEAARRILSPQVRIGRPLGIQGLPESAKSPAFAAGVGLLIYPQVAAIEHFEPRRDVPLQATGTDGYMSRVSRWLKDSF, encoded by the coding sequence ATGAGCAACCGCCTGATGCCCCGGCGCATGCGTCCCCTGTCGGCCCGCCGCAGCGCGATCCTCTGCGTGCTCGACATCGGCACGAGCAAGATCGCCTGCCTGATCGCCAAGCTGAACCCCGCCGAAGCCTCGGACACCCTGCCGGGCCGCACCCACCGCTGCCGCATCCTGGGGCTCGGCCACCAGCGCTCGCGCGGCATCAAGGGCGGCGCCGTGGTGGACATGGAGGAGGCCGAGAACGCCATCCGCCTCGCGGTGGACGCGGCCGAGCGCATGGCCGGCGTCGAGGTCGGCTCCGTCATCGTCAACATCACGGGCGGCCGGCTGTCCTCCCAGCACTACAACGCCAAGGTGGCGGTCGGCGGCAAGGCCGTGTCGGACTACGACGTCCACCGCGTGCTCGAGGCCTCCTGCGCCACAATGGCCCGCCAGGGGCGCGCCGTGCTGCACTCGCTGCCGACCGGCTTCAGCCTCGACCGCACCCGCCAGATCCGCGACCCCAAGGGCATGATCGGCGACGAGCTCGGCGCCGACATGCACGTGGTCGGCTGCGACGCCGCGGCGGCCCGCAACCTGATGCTGGTCATCGAGCGCTGCCACCTGCAGGTCGACGCCCTCGTGGCGACGCCCTACGCGGCCGGCCTGTCCGTGCTGGCCGACGACGAGGCCGAGCTCGACGTGGCGCTGATCGACATGGGCGGCGGAACCACCTCGGTCGGCGTCTTCGCGGGCGGGCACCTCGCCCACGTCGACGCCGTGGCGGTCGGCGGCAACCACGTCACCACCGACATCGCGCGCGGCCTCACGACGCGCCTGTCCGACGCGGAGCGCCTCAAGACGCTGCACGGCACCTGCATCGCTTCCGCGTCGGACGAGCGCGAAACCATCGCGGTGCCGCAGGTCGGCGACGAGCACGACCAGCCGGCCCACCTGCCGAAATCGCACCTCGTGCGCATCATCCGCCCGCGCGTCGAGGAGATCCTGGAGCTGATCCGCGACCGCCTGAACGCGGCCGGCTTCGCGGCCCACGCGGGCCGGCGCATCGTGCTCACGGGCGGCGCGTGCCAGCTCACCGGCATGCCGGAGGCCGCCCGCCGGATCCTGTCGCCGCAGGTCCGCATCGGGCGCCCGCTCGGCATCCAGGGCCTGCCGGAATCCGCGAAGAGCCCCGCCTTCGCGGCGGGCGTGGGTCTGCTGATCTACCCGCAGGTGGCGGCGATCGAGCATTTCGAGCCCCGCCGGGACGTGCCTCTGCAGGCCACCGGAACCGACGGCTACATGAGCCGCGTGAGCCGCTGGCTGAAGGACAGCTTTTAA
- a CDS encoding acyl-CoA dehydrogenase family protein has protein sequence MLDQAEDDRAAIRDMALAFARERIAPDALDWDRDHHFPIPVIRAAAELGMAGITVGEQHGGSGLTRLDAAVIFEALATGCPTVAAYISIHNMCAWMIDRFGSAEQRGRWVPMLCRMDRLASYCLTEPGSGSDAAALRTRAVRDGDHYVLDGQKQFISGAGNPDDFYVVMARTGEDGPSGISALVVEGGTPGLSFGADERKMGWHAQPTRAVVFERCRVPVANRLGAEGEGFRFAMRGLDGGRLNIAACSLGGAQAAFDKALAYMRERRTFGRRLDEHQALQFRLADMATDLEAARALLHRAARALDAGAPDATRLCAMAKRFVTDAASKVADEALQLHGGYGYLSDYGVEKIVRDLRVHRILEGTNEIMRLIVARSVLAEGRVIR, from the coding sequence ATGCTCGATCAGGCCGAGGACGACCGGGCCGCCATCCGCGACATGGCGCTCGCCTTCGCGCGGGAGCGCATCGCCCCCGACGCGCTCGACTGGGACCGCGACCACCACTTCCCCATCCCGGTGATCCGCGCCGCCGCGGAGCTCGGCATGGCGGGCATCACCGTCGGCGAGCAGCACGGCGGCTCCGGCCTGACCCGGCTCGACGCCGCGGTGATCTTCGAGGCGCTGGCGACCGGCTGCCCGACGGTCGCGGCCTACATCTCCATCCACAACATGTGCGCCTGGATGATCGACCGCTTCGGCTCGGCCGAGCAGCGCGGGCGCTGGGTGCCGATGCTGTGCCGCATGGACCGGCTCGCCTCCTACTGCCTGACGGAGCCCGGCTCGGGCTCGGACGCCGCGGCGCTGCGCACCCGCGCCGTGCGGGACGGCGACCATTACGTGCTCGACGGGCAGAAGCAGTTCATCTCCGGCGCCGGCAACCCGGACGACTTCTACGTCGTGATGGCGCGCACCGGCGAGGACGGCCCGTCCGGCATCTCGGCCCTGGTGGTCGAGGGCGGCACGCCCGGCCTGTCCTTCGGCGCGGACGAGCGCAAGATGGGCTGGCACGCCCAGCCGACCCGCGCCGTGGTGTTCGAGCGCTGCCGCGTGCCGGTCGCGAACCGGCTCGGCGCCGAGGGCGAGGGCTTCCGCTTCGCCATGCGCGGGCTCGACGGCGGGCGCCTCAACATCGCGGCGTGCTCGCTCGGCGGCGCGCAGGCGGCCTTCGACAAGGCGCTCGCCTACATGCGCGAGCGCCGCACCTTCGGCCGCCGGCTCGACGAGCACCAGGCGCTGCAGTTCCGCCTGGCCGACATGGCGACGGATCTCGAAGCCGCCCGCGCCCTCCTGCACCGCGCCGCGCGGGCGCTCGACGCGGGCGCGCCGGACGCGACGCGGCTCTGCGCCATGGCCAAGCGCTTCGTCACCGACGCGGCCTCCAAGGTCGCCGACGAGGCGCTGCAGCTCCACGGCGGCTACGGCTACCTCAGCGACTACGGCGTCGAGAAGATCGTGCGCGACCTCCGGGTCCACCGCATCCTGGAAGGGACCAACGAGATCATGCGGCTGATCGTGGCGCGGTCCGTGCTGGCGGAGGGACGGGTGATACGATGA
- the recN gene encoding DNA repair protein RecN: MLAQLNIRDIVLIDKLDLQFGTGLTVLTGETGAGKSILLDSLALALGGRGDGSMVRQGEKQGQVTAVFDLSLDHPAWDVVRAQDLEADGTLILRRVQMTDGRTRAFLNDAPISAQTLRDVSRRLVEIHGQHDDRALVDPAAHRVLLDAFGGLEARVEKTRAAFAARRAAERHHDDEQARIAKARADADYLHHVHEELSKLKPVAGEEEKLSERRAVMQQSEKVSGDLRDAFESVGGEGSPSSTFSALMRRLERRAGQAPELIEPCLRALDALLVSLDGATSAFEEALQAADFDPRELEAVEERLFALRAAARKHGVTVDALPELLGHFTREIESLDAGETRLAALAKAVEAARDAYRRAAEDLSKARASASAKLDAAVNRELGPLKLERARFTTQIDADPATAGPDGIDRVEFWVSTNPGTRPGPLTKVASGGELARFMLALKVSLADRGSAPTLVFDEIDTGVGGAVADAIGSRLARLSGKIQVLAVTHAPQVAARSASHLRISKSALKGEGRVATRVTPLADESRREEIARMLAGATITEEARAAARRLIETAT; the protein is encoded by the coding sequence ATGCTCGCCCAGCTCAACATCCGCGACATCGTCCTCATCGACAAGCTGGACCTCCAGTTCGGCACCGGCCTGACGGTGCTGACCGGCGAGACCGGCGCCGGCAAGTCGATCCTGCTCGACTCGCTCGCCCTCGCGCTCGGCGGTCGCGGCGACGGGTCCATGGTGCGCCAGGGCGAGAAGCAGGGCCAGGTCACGGCCGTGTTCGACCTGTCGCTCGACCATCCGGCCTGGGACGTCGTCCGCGCCCAGGACCTCGAAGCCGACGGCACTCTGATCCTGCGCCGCGTGCAGATGACGGACGGGCGCACGCGCGCCTTCCTCAACGACGCGCCGATCTCCGCCCAGACGCTGCGCGACGTGAGCCGCCGCCTCGTCGAGATCCACGGCCAGCACGACGACCGCGCGCTGGTCGACCCCGCTGCCCACCGCGTGCTGCTCGACGCCTTCGGCGGGCTCGAAGCGCGCGTCGAGAAGACCCGCGCCGCCTTCGCGGCCCGGCGCGCCGCCGAGCGCCACCACGACGACGAGCAGGCCCGCATCGCCAAGGCGCGCGCCGACGCAGACTACCTCCACCACGTCCACGAGGAGCTGTCGAAGCTCAAGCCCGTGGCCGGCGAGGAGGAGAAGCTGTCCGAGCGCCGCGCCGTCATGCAGCAGTCCGAGAAGGTGTCGGGCGACCTGCGCGACGCCTTTGAGAGCGTCGGCGGCGAGGGCTCGCCCTCCTCCACCTTCTCGGCGCTGATGCGCCGGCTGGAGCGCCGCGCCGGGCAGGCGCCGGAGTTGATCGAACCCTGCCTCAGGGCGCTCGATGCGCTGCTCGTGTCGCTCGACGGCGCGACGAGCGCCTTCGAGGAGGCGCTCCAGGCCGCCGACTTCGACCCGCGCGAGCTCGAAGCCGTCGAGGAGCGGCTCTTCGCGCTGCGCGCCGCGGCGCGCAAGCACGGCGTCACGGTGGACGCCCTGCCCGAGCTGCTGGGCCACTTCACGCGCGAGATCGAGTCCCTCGACGCCGGCGAGACGCGGCTCGCCGCCCTCGCCAAGGCGGTCGAGGCCGCGCGCGACGCCTACCGCCGGGCGGCCGAGGACCTGTCGAAGGCGCGCGCCTCGGCCTCGGCGAAGCTCGACGCCGCCGTCAACCGCGAGCTCGGCCCCCTCAAGCTGGAGCGCGCCCGCTTCACCACGCAGATCGACGCCGACCCCGCGACGGCGGGGCCGGACGGCATCGACCGCGTCGAGTTCTGGGTGTCGACCAACCCCGGCACCCGGCCGGGCCCGCTCACCAAGGTGGCCTCGGGCGGCGAGCTCGCGCGCTTCATGCTGGCATTGAAGGTGTCGCTCGCCGACCGCGGCTCGGCCCCGACCCTGGTCTTCGACGAGATCGACACGGGCGTCGGCGGCGCGGTCGCGGACGCGATCGGCTCGCGCCTCGCGCGCCTGTCGGGCAAGATCCAGGTGCTGGCCGTGACGCACGCGCCCCAGGTCGCGGCGCGCTCGGCGAGCCACCTGCGCATCTCGAAGAGCGCGCTGAAGGGCGAGGGGCGGGTCGCCACGCGTGTGACGCCGCTCGCGGACGAGTCGCGCCGCGAGGAGATCGCCCGCATGCTGGCCGGTGCCACGATCACGGAGGAGGCGCGCGCCGCCGCCCGGCGCCTGATCGAGACAGCGACGTGA
- a CDS encoding D-alanine--D-alanine ligase → MSQHVAVLMGGWSSEREVSLRSGTSCAAALEGEGYRVTRIDVARDIGEVLARLKPDVAFNALHGRVGEDGTVQGILEVLRIPYTHSGVLASALAMNKDRAKVVLAAAGIPVPQGRIVDRREAARRHVLPPPYVLKPIDGGSSVGVIIVKEDRSHPPQEIGDPDWAHGDALLAEPFIHGRELTCAVIDGRATAVIDILSNDHAFYDYDSKYAPGGSTHVLPADLTQNIYRHVQELAVRAHQALGCRGVSRSDFRYDDRPGGTGDLVVLEVNTQPGMTEVSLVPEMAADAGYSFGGLVRWMVEDASCDR, encoded by the coding sequence ATGTCGCAACACGTCGCCGTCCTGATGGGCGGCTGGTCCTCCGAACGCGAAGTGTCGCTGCGCTCGGGCACGTCCTGCGCCGCGGCCCTGGAAGGCGAGGGATACCGCGTCACCCGCATCGACGTCGCCCGCGACATCGGCGAGGTGCTGGCGCGGCTGAAGCCCGACGTCGCCTTCAACGCGCTCCACGGCCGCGTCGGCGAGGACGGCACGGTGCAGGGCATCCTCGAGGTGCTGCGCATCCCCTACACCCATTCCGGCGTGCTGGCCTCGGCCCTCGCCATGAACAAGGACAGGGCCAAGGTGGTCCTGGCGGCGGCCGGCATCCCGGTGCCCCAGGGCCGCATCGTGGACCGCCGCGAGGCGGCGCGGCGGCACGTGCTTCCGCCCCCCTACGTCCTGAAGCCCATCGACGGGGGCTCCTCCGTGGGCGTCATCATCGTCAAGGAGGACCGGAGCCACCCGCCCCAGGAGATCGGCGATCCCGACTGGGCGCACGGCGACGCGCTGCTGGCGGAGCCCTTCATCCACGGCCGCGAGCTGACCTGCGCGGTGATCGACGGCCGGGCCACGGCGGTGATCGACATCCTGTCCAACGACCACGCCTTCTACGACTACGATTCGAAATACGCGCCCGGCGGCTCGACCCACGTGCTTCCCGCGGATTTGACGCAAAATATTTACCGTCATGTCCAAGAGTTGGCGGTGAGGGCCCATCAGGCGCTCGGCTGCCGCGGGGTGAGCCGTTCGGACTTCCGTTACGACGATCGGCCCGGCGGCACCGGCGATCTCGTCGTGCTGGAGGTGAACACCCAGCCCGGCATGACCGAGGTGTCCCTGGTCCCCGAGATGGCGGCCGACGCCGGGTACTCGTTTGGTGGACTTGTGCGATGGATGGTGGAGGACGCCTCCTGCGATCGATGA
- the lpxC gene encoding UDP-3-O-acyl-N-acetylglucosamine deacetylase, whose translation MKFPKQTTLRKRCVMSGNGVHSNAPVTLILHPAEPDSGIVFLRTGLPEGATRRIEAKWSRVSATDLCTVLGDASVGSVSTVEHLLAAFAGLGVDNVLVEVDGPEVPIMDGSSASFVAAIDRVGLRTLSAPRRFLKVLKPVRIEHGRSFSELSPAESGFSLDVEIDYPVAAIGRHRKALALTPAVFRREISRARTFGLLRDVERLWKLGFALGSSLENSVAVDGHRILNPEGLRAPDEFVSHKLLDAVGDLALAGAPIIGHYSAFCPGHKMNFLVLQALFADRSAFTFVEAPVDATSTRAAGFADFGGFAPMPAFAAEIG comes from the coding sequence ATGAAGTTTCCGAAGCAGACCACCCTCCGCAAGCGGTGCGTCATGTCCGGCAACGGCGTCCACTCCAATGCTCCCGTCACCCTGATCCTCCATCCCGCCGAGCCCGACAGCGGCATCGTCTTCCTCCGCACCGGCCTGCCCGAGGGCGCCACGCGCCGCATCGAGGCGAAGTGGTCCCGCGTGTCGGCCACCGACCTGTGCACCGTGCTGGGCGACGCCTCGGTCGGCTCCGTGTCCACCGTCGAGCACCTGCTGGCCGCCTTCGCGGGCCTCGGCGTCGACAACGTCCTCGTCGAGGTGGACGGGCCGGAAGTGCCGATCATGGACGGCTCGTCGGCCTCGTTCGTGGCCGCCATCGACCGCGTCGGGCTGCGGACCCTGTCGGCGCCGCGGCGCTTCCTGAAGGTGCTCAAGCCCGTCCGCATCGAGCACGGCCGCTCCTTTTCCGAGCTGAGCCCCGCCGAATCCGGCTTCTCGCTCGACGTCGAGATCGACTATCCGGTCGCGGCCATCGGCCGCCACCGCAAGGCGCTGGCGCTGACGCCCGCCGTGTTCCGCCGCGAGATCTCGCGCGCCCGCACCTTCGGCCTGCTGCGCGACGTCGAGCGCCTGTGGAAGCTGGGCTTCGCGCTCGGCTCCTCGCTGGAGAACTCCGTCGCCGTGGACGGCCACCGCATCCTCAACCCGGAAGGCCTGCGCGCGCCCGACGAGTTCGTGTCGCACAAGCTGCTCGACGCGGTGGGCGACCTCGCCCTCGCGGGCGCGCCCATCATCGGGCACTATTCCGCCTTCTGCCCCGGCCACAAGATGAACTTCCTGGTGCTCCAGGCCCTGTTCGCCGACCGCTCGGCCTTCACCTTCGTCGAGGCGCCGGTGGACGCGACGTCGACCCGCGCGGCCGGCTTCGCCGACTTCGGGGGCTTCGCGCCCATGCCGGCCTTCGCGGCCGAGATCGGCTGA